In the Methylophilus sp. 5 genome, one interval contains:
- a CDS encoding co-chaperone YbbN yields MAVVTLTKDNFKETIEGNAFVVVDFWAPWCDPCVAFTPTFEAAAAKNPDIVFGMVNTETDPEISEYFEVKQIPGLLVIRERAGIHAQVGEIGAPALDEIIKWAREFDMTAVREYYKAEDAKQ; encoded by the coding sequence ATGGCGGTTGTAACACTGACCAAAGATAATTTTAAAGAAACCATCGAAGGCAATGCCTTTGTGGTGGTTGATTTTTGGGCACCCTGGTGTGACCCTTGCGTAGCGTTTACGCCTACGTTTGAAGCCGCAGCAGCAAAAAATCCAGATATTGTGTTTGGCATGGTGAATACTGAAACAGATCCGGAAATTTCTGAGTATTTTGAAGTCAAACAAATTCCGGGTTTACTGGTGATTCGTGAGCGTGCAGGTATCCATGCGCAAGTGGGTGAGATTGGTGCACCGGCATTGGATGAGATTATTAAATGGGCGCGTGAGTTTGATATGACGGCGGTGAGAGAGTATTACAAGGCGGAAGACGCCAAGCAATAA
- a CDS encoding PEP-CTERM sorting domain-containing protein, translated as MLMSRFFKTLVGAALFAGMSLANAASYTFVGSWSVYNDAAPYWSDSAYNSTNGPLAYTAQEAAALLFGGSASDYVISTIDASVANIDYQAWYDVIGYGGAVFAQDYSNKFNGAYYGPVDSFVQGNINSAASAFVRDNDVTSLNYAFRITAVPEPETYGLLMAGLGVIVLVRRKKFTA; from the coding sequence ATGTTGATGTCACGCTTTTTCAAAACGCTAGTGGGTGCTGCATTATTTGCGGGTATGTCACTGGCAAATGCCGCGAGCTATACTTTTGTTGGTAGCTGGTCCGTGTATAACGATGCCGCTCCCTACTGGAGTGATAGTGCCTATAACTCCACTAATGGCCCGTTAGCCTACACCGCACAAGAAGCGGCTGCATTGTTGTTTGGTGGTTCTGCCTCTGATTACGTCATCAGTACAATTGATGCGTCAGTCGCAAACATCGACTACCAAGCTTGGTATGATGTGATTGGTTACGGCGGTGCTGTATTTGCGCAAGACTATAGCAACAAATTTAACGGCGCATATTATGGTCCTGTAGACTCATTCGTACAGGGTAACATCAACTCAGCTGCTTCTGCATTTGTGAGAGACAATGATGTGACTAGCCTGAACTATGCATTCAGAATCACGGCTGTGCCAGAGCCAGAAACTTATGGTTTGCTGATGGCTGGTTTAGGCGTAATTGTGCTGGTACGTAGAAAAAAATTCACTGCTTAA
- a CDS encoding nitroreductase family protein, whose product MQKPAITQQAIHELLANRWSGRAYDAAQPVSQAQVVSLLEAARWAPSCFGDQPWRYVFCNKADNIQAWQAAFDCLVPGNQGWAVNAPVLLLICADTLFGHNDKPNKWAAYDTGAATENLCLQATALGLMAHQMGGFDADKARATFNVPERYQILAMVTVGYQAAVEGLSDEDKARELAARSRKPLEELFFNGIWQGQ is encoded by the coding sequence ATGCAAAAACCTGCCATCACCCAACAAGCCATTCATGAACTGCTGGCTAACCGCTGGAGCGGCCGCGCCTACGATGCTGCTCAGCCTGTCAGTCAAGCGCAAGTCGTCAGCTTGCTTGAAGCCGCGCGCTGGGCACCATCTTGTTTTGGTGACCAGCCATGGCGTTATGTGTTCTGCAACAAGGCCGATAATATACAAGCGTGGCAGGCGGCGTTTGATTGTCTGGTACCCGGTAACCAGGGCTGGGCGGTCAACGCGCCAGTCTTGCTGTTGATTTGTGCAGATACCTTGTTCGGCCATAACGATAAACCGAATAAATGGGCCGCCTACGACACTGGCGCAGCGACTGAAAATCTGTGCTTGCAAGCCACCGCATTAGGTTTAATGGCGCACCAGATGGGCGGCTTTGATGCCGACAAAGCACGCGCCACCTTTAACGTGCCTGAACGCTACCAAATTCTGGCCATGGTCACGGTGGGTTATCAAGCTGCCGTAGAAGGTTTATCTGATGAAGATAAAGCGCGCGAACTGGCCGCTCGTAGCCGTAAACCACTGGAAGAGTTGTTTTTTAACGGGATATGGCAAGGTCAATGA